From Bacillus sp. FSL K6-3431, the proteins below share one genomic window:
- a CDS encoding phosphotransferase has product MWNIDRCIWNINHSNLLPFRIVEWKELNGGTSSSVWKLLGDDSHHYVLKSNEYEMIKAESDFLLTYQNVGILPKVLYVDNDHEYFIYTYISGNVRSVMSNKKVLLKRLVNKLITQYKPTAKHNWGWTQSLSKDWHYYLLGEIESAKEIIGTALTEDDFKLVKNLIQKETRINPNEGSYLLHGDCGVHNFLQVDNRLVAVIDPMPLAGPLIYELVFAFCSSPEQLTMDVIYEAAKELPNFKNDKDQLVEEVIIGLYIRMLRCIYHHPQDLPVYLEAWKYWTTLNRIY; this is encoded by the coding sequence ATGTGGAATATAGATAGATGCATTTGGAATATTAATCATTCGAATCTCCTTCCCTTTAGAATAGTGGAATGGAAAGAATTAAATGGTGGAACTTCCAGCAGTGTATGGAAGTTATTAGGTGATGATAGTCATCATTATGTTTTAAAAAGCAATGAGTACGAGATGATAAAAGCAGAATCGGATTTTTTATTAACATACCAAAATGTTGGGATTTTACCAAAAGTTTTATATGTGGACAATGATCATGAATATTTTATTTACACATACATCTCTGGGAATGTAAGGTCAGTAATGAGCAACAAAAAAGTATTATTAAAGAGACTGGTAAATAAACTAATTACCCAATATAAGCCAACCGCCAAACATAATTGGGGATGGACACAAAGCTTAAGCAAAGATTGGCATTACTATCTTTTGGGAGAGATTGAATCAGCAAAAGAAATTATTGGTACGGCACTAACAGAAGATGATTTTAAACTTGTCAAAAATCTTATTCAAAAAGAAACTAGAATTAATCCTAATGAAGGTTCTTATCTACTGCATGGAGATTGTGGGGTCCATAATTTTTTACAAGTGGATAATAGGCTAGTAGCTGTTATTGATCCGATGCCGCTTGCAGGTCCCTTGATTTATGAACTTGTTTTTGCCTTTTGTTCTTCTCCTGAGCAGCTTACAATGGATGTTATCTACGAAGCGGCCAAAGAGCTTCCTAATTTCAAAAATGATAAAGATCAATTAGTAGAGGAAGTAATTATTGGGCTGTATATACGAATGCTCAGATGTATTTATCATCATCCACAAGATTTACCAGTTTATTTGGAAGCGTGGAAATACTGGACAACACTTAATAGAATATATTAA
- a CDS encoding alkaline phosphatase — MKTSIKKKVMAVAAVSTLAIGTLVGVNWSTSMAEAKSQQNNGKVKNVIFMVPDGYSASYATNYRWYKGKESTMDSMLVGMHRTYSANTEVTDSAAAGTAMATGVKTNNGMISTSPEGKKLKTILQAAEDDGKSSGLVATSTITHATPAVFASNVASRADEANIAPQLLENDVDVILGGGKKYFPDNLLKKAKKDGYDIVSEGTDLKKANKTKKLIGLFAEEGMAPELDREETKQPSLAEMTDTALNILNKDKDGFFLMVEGSQIDWAGHAHDAAWAMNDAQAFEAAVEKALDFAKKDKNTLIVIAGDHDTGGMSVGGYGEYDAKIEVLRDVTATGDFMASQINPDKSNVKEIVKKYTALDVTDEEVDKVKTADKPSIAINEIVSERALVGWTSTQHTGVDIPLYAFGPSSELFAGLHENTDLPDLMAKAMKIKFKQTK; from the coding sequence ATGAAAACTTCAATTAAAAAGAAAGTAATGGCTGTTGCTGCTGTATCAACTCTAGCTATTGGTACATTGGTAGGTGTTAACTGGTCCACATCGATGGCAGAGGCAAAATCTCAGCAGAATAATGGAAAAGTGAAAAATGTGATATTTATGGTTCCTGATGGTTACTCCGCTTCCTATGCAACAAATTATCGTTGGTATAAAGGAAAAGAATCTACAATGGATTCCATGCTAGTAGGCATGCATCGTACGTATTCTGCAAATACGGAAGTTACGGATTCGGCAGCTGCGGGAACAGCCATGGCTACCGGTGTAAAAACAAATAACGGAATGATCAGTACTTCTCCGGAAGGAAAAAAGTTAAAAACAATTTTACAAGCTGCTGAAGATGATGGTAAATCATCAGGTCTTGTAGCTACATCGACTATTACCCATGCCACTCCAGCTGTATTTGCGTCAAATGTTGCATCCCGTGCAGACGAAGCAAATATCGCACCACAGCTTTTAGAAAATGATGTGGATGTTATTCTTGGTGGGGGTAAAAAGTACTTTCCGGATAACTTGCTAAAAAAGGCAAAAAAAGACGGATATGATATTGTTTCAGAAGGAACAGATTTAAAAAAAGCTAATAAAACCAAGAAACTTATCGGACTCTTCGCTGAAGAAGGCATGGCTCCTGAATTAGATAGGGAGGAAACGAAGCAGCCAAGTTTAGCGGAAATGACAGATACGGCTTTGAACATACTTAATAAAGATAAAGATGGTTTTTTTCTAATGGTTGAAGGCAGTCAAATAGATTGGGCTGGCCACGCTCATGATGCTGCATGGGCAATGAATGATGCACAGGCATTTGAAGCAGCAGTTGAGAAAGCACTAGATTTTGCAAAAAAAGATAAAAATACGCTTATTGTTATTGCAGGTGATCATGATACAGGTGGAATGTCTGTAGGAGGTTACGGTGAATACGATGCAAAAATAGAGGTTTTACGTGATGTCACCGCAACTGGCGATTTTATGGCTAGCCAAATAAACCCTGATAAAAGCAATGTAAAAGAAATAGTTAAGAAGTACACAGCATTGGATGTAACAGATGAGGAAGTAGATAAAGTGAAAACAGCAGACAAACCGAGTATAGCGATTAATGAAATTGTTTCTGAACGTGCACTTGTAGGCTGGACTAGCACTCAGCATACAGGAGTTGATATCCCGTTATATGCATTTGGACCGAGTTCAGAATTATTTGCAGGGTTGCATGAAAACACAGACTTGCCGGATTTGATGGCTAAGGCAATGAAGATAAAGTTTAAACAAACAAAATAA
- a CDS encoding DeoR/GlpR family DNA-binding transcription regulator, with amino-acid sequence MLAAERHQKIVELVIERSSIRVTELSKVFSVTEETIRRDLEKLEKENKLQRSHGGAVSVQDDQSELHFSERVITNVEEKKAIAYEAMKKVVEGDRIILDASTTAWYMAKVLPNMPLTVITNSTKVIIELSKKEKIDVISTGGRLLSKSLSYIGPLAESSINMYHVNKTFLSCKGIHTEDGLSDSNEGQALLKKKMIERSDKVILMVDSSKFGKRAFSQIVPLEKVDKLITDKKVDLQSKQLLEEKGLVIIIAD; translated from the coding sequence ATGCTTGCAGCAGAAAGGCATCAAAAAATTGTGGAACTCGTCATCGAGCGATCAAGCATACGCGTGACAGAATTAAGCAAAGTCTTTTCAGTTACGGAGGAAACAATTCGCCGTGATCTTGAAAAACTGGAAAAAGAGAATAAGCTTCAACGTAGTCATGGTGGAGCGGTAAGTGTACAAGATGATCAATCGGAATTGCACTTTTCGGAACGAGTTATTACAAATGTAGAAGAAAAAAAAGCAATTGCATATGAAGCAATGAAAAAAGTGGTAGAAGGTGACCGTATTATACTTGATGCAAGTACAACAGCCTGGTATATGGCGAAAGTATTGCCGAACATGCCACTTACTGTTATTACGAATTCAACTAAAGTTATTATAGAATTAAGTAAAAAAGAAAAAATCGATGTCATATCGACAGGCGGTCGGCTTTTATCGAAATCACTATCATACATTGGCCCACTGGCAGAAAGCTCGATTAATATGTATCACGTGAATAAAACATTTCTATCTTGCAAAGGAATTCACACTGAAGATGGACTAAGTGATTCAAATGAAGGACAAGCATTGCTTAAGAAAAAAATGATCGAACGATCTGATAAAGTCATTCTTATGGTAGATTCAAGCAAGTTTGGTAAACGTGCATTCTCACAAATTGTACCGCTAGAAAAGGTGGATAAACTGATTACAGATAAAAAAGTTGATTTGCAATCTAAGCAATTACTAGAAGAAAAAGGCCTTGTAATCATAATTGCAGATTAA
- a CDS encoding sugar phosphate isomerase/epimerase family protein, which produces MSYLSISTWSLHRNLGPLRWTVWDDAEKKQVVEIKAQPETIKLKDLPETLASKGFNALEICHFHFQRTDSDYLNEISQACKHANITLHTLLLDYGDISNDDEVRRNKDLEFIKEWIFIAAEVGAQRIRVIAGDSDPEDQQALERSAQHLQELAIYAEKQGVRIVMENFRSLTSNSNNCIHLLHNSHESIRMITDFGNFNGKNKYEELAAILPYSESVHAKANFDSNGLPDAVEFQKCLDLLANFNYEGSITLIYDGPGDMWEGIDRVKKIVEPYL; this is translated from the coding sequence ATGTCATATCTTTCTATAAGTACTTGGAGCTTACACCGAAACCTTGGACCTCTTCGTTGGACAGTTTGGGATGATGCAGAAAAGAAACAAGTTGTCGAAATTAAAGCCCAGCCTGAAACGATAAAGCTTAAAGACCTACCCGAAACATTGGCTTCCAAAGGATTCAATGCGTTGGAAATTTGTCACTTCCATTTTCAGCGCACTGACTCAGACTATTTAAATGAAATAAGCCAAGCCTGTAAACATGCAAATATTACTTTACATACGCTTTTATTGGATTATGGAGATATTTCAAATGATGACGAAGTTCGTCGTAATAAGGATTTGGAATTCATCAAAGAGTGGATTTTTATTGCTGCTGAAGTTGGTGCACAACGGATTAGAGTAATTGCTGGAGATTCTGATCCTGAAGATCAGCAAGCACTAGAGCGATCAGCACAACATTTACAAGAGCTCGCAATATATGCTGAGAAACAAGGGGTCCGTATTGTGATGGAAAACTTCCGTTCCCTGACATCAAATTCGAACAACTGTATCCATTTATTACACAATAGTCATGAGTCCATTCGAATGATTACAGACTTCGGAAATTTTAATGGAAAAAATAAATACGAGGAATTGGCAGCGATCCTACCATATAGTGAATCTGTTCACGCCAAGGCAAACTTCGACTCAAATGGTTTGCCAGATGCAGTAGAATTTCAAAAATGCTTGGATCTATTGGCCAACTTTAACTATGAAGGTTCCATAACATTAATTTATGATGGGCCTGGTGACATGTGGGAAGGTATCGATCGTGTAAAGAAGATTGTAGAGCCATATCTTTAA